Proteins from a single region of Chryseobacterium sp. T16E-39:
- a CDS encoding dicarboxylate/amino acid:cation symporter, which produces MKGQNKLFIAIIIALLLGVGIGGIVHVQYPESAAPFSKNIKLLGTIFIRLVQMIIAPLVFTTLVVGIAKMSDIKMIGRVGTKAMLWFISASLLSLFIGLILVNWLEPGHVTKLPIQDAASAEELLKSSKGFSLEDFVKHVIPKSVFEALATNEVLQIVVFSIMFGVALANLGEEYAQPVIKLFDIVAHAILKMVGYIMWFAPLGVLGAIAAVVAVNGFGIFKVYAVYLRDFFFALAVLWLVLLLVGYFILGNRLFELLKRIKAPLLIAFSTTSSEAVFPKLVEELEAFGCNSRVVSFILPLGYSFNLDGSMMYMTFASIFIAQIYGIEMTLGQQITMLLVLMLTSKGIAGVPRASLVIIVATCSMFGIPPEGIALILPIDHFCDMGRSMTNVLGNALATSAVSKWEGQLEDPAVKA; this is translated from the coding sequence ATGAAAGGACAAAATAAGCTATTTATAGCAATTATTATTGCACTGCTCTTGGGTGTAGGAATCGGAGGAATCGTTCATGTGCAGTACCCCGAGAGTGCGGCACCTTTTTCTAAAAACATTAAATTACTGGGAACTATCTTCATCAGACTTGTTCAGATGATTATTGCTCCATTAGTATTTACAACTCTCGTGGTGGGAATCGCTAAAATGAGCGATATTAAAATGATCGGTAGAGTAGGAACAAAGGCGATGTTGTGGTTTATTTCAGCTTCCTTACTTTCTCTTTTTATTGGATTGATTTTAGTGAACTGGCTTGAACCGGGGCATGTCACCAAACTGCCTATTCAGGATGCTGCCTCTGCGGAGGAGCTATTGAAAAGCAGTAAAGGATTTTCTCTTGAGGATTTCGTAAAGCATGTTATTCCTAAAAGCGTGTTTGAAGCTTTAGCAACCAATGAAGTACTTCAGATCGTTGTATTTTCAATTATGTTTGGTGTAGCTTTAGCCAATCTGGGTGAAGAATATGCACAACCGGTTATTAAATTATTTGATATTGTTGCGCATGCCATTCTGAAAATGGTAGGCTATATTATGTGGTTTGCCCCATTAGGTGTACTCGGAGCAATTGCTGCGGTAGTAGCTGTGAATGGGTTTGGGATTTTTAAAGTATATGCCGTTTACCTGAGAGACTTTTTCTTTGCTTTAGCAGTCCTTTGGTTGGTTTTATTGCTGGTGGGCTACTTTATCCTTGGGAACCGTCTTTTCGAATTATTAAAAAGAATTAAGGCTCCTTTACTTATTGCCTTTTCTACAACGAGCTCAGAAGCTGTATTTCCAAAATTAGTAGAAGAACTTGAAGCTTTTGGATGTAACAGCAGAGTAGTATCCTTTATTTTACCCCTTGGATATTCATTCAACCTGGATGGGAGTATGATGTATATGACGTTTGCTTCGATATTTATTGCTCAGATCTACGGTATTGAAATGACGTTGGGACAACAAATTACTATGCTTTTGGTTTTAATGCTTACTTCAAAAGGAATTGCAGGCGTGCCAAGAGCTTCTTTAGTGATTATTGTAGCGACCTGTTCTATGTTTGGAATTCCACCGGAAGGAATTGCCTTAATTTTACCTATTGATCATTTCTGTGACATGGGAAGAAGTATGACTAACGTTTTAGGAAATGCTTTAGCTACTTCTGCTGTTTCCAAGTGGGAAGGGCAATTGGAAGATCCTGCTGTTAAGGCATAG
- a CDS encoding BON domain-containing protein, with amino-acid sequence MKKTIAMAALALAVSFGAVSCKKKVSDADLQTQATTIVTSNPSASVEVKEGVAHLSGTFPDQASKDAMIKQLKAVNGVKDVMDMATIAPATPPVATTSAVDPAVQKKVQDAVKDFPSVKVEVVNGELTLTGNVSKEQARKIKQSVDALKAGKVNYNYTVK; translated from the coding sequence ATGAAAAAAACTATCGCAATGGCTGCCCTTGCCCTGGCAGTATCTTTCGGAGCTGTTTCTTGTAAAAAGAAAGTTTCTGATGCCGATCTTCAGACTCAGGCTACAACAATTGTAACGTCTAACCCGAGTGCTTCAGTTGAGGTAAAAGAAGGTGTAGCACATTTAAGCGGAACATTCCCTGATCAAGCTTCTAAAGATGCAATGATCAAGCAACTTAAAGCTGTAAACGGCGTAAAAGATGTTATGGATATGGCAACTATTGCTCCTGCTACTCCTCCGGTTGCAACTACATCAGCTGTAGATCCAGCCGTTCAGAAAAAAGTTCAGGATGCTGTTAAAGATTTCCCTTCTGTAAAAGTAGAAGTCGTAAATGGAGAGCTAACTCTTACAGGAAATGTTTCTAAAGAGCAGGCTAGAAAAATCAAACAATCAGTAGATGCTTTAAAAGCAGGAAAAGTAAATTATAACTATACTGTAAAATAA
- a CDS encoding SH3 domain-containing protein, whose protein sequence is MSTLQDKYSGVISAAQSAGISNLQVQEQDGILYISGAASNTAAKDAVWNALGTIDSTYSASDINVDVQVAGLASGAALTVATEDSNLNIRQEPSTEAAVVGKASKGSSVTLIEQTSDDWWKVKTADGQEGYAYSRYLRA, encoded by the coding sequence ATGAGTACATTACAAGATAAATATTCAGGAGTAATTTCAGCAGCTCAGTCTGCGGGAATTTCAAATCTTCAGGTTCAGGAGCAAGATGGAATTTTATATATTTCAGGAGCTGCTTCTAATACCGCAGCAAAAGATGCAGTTTGGAATGCTTTAGGAACTATTGATTCTACTTATTCTGCTTCAGACATCAACGTTGATGTTCAGGTTGCAGGACTTGCTTCGGGAGCAGCACTTACTGTTGCTACTGAGGATTCTAATTTAAATATAAGACAAGAGCCTTCTACTGAAGCAGCAGTTGTAGGTAAGGCATCAAAAGGTTCTTCTGTAACTTTAATCGAGCAAACTTCAGATGATTGGTGGAAAGTAAAAACCGCTGACGGACAAGAAGGATATGCTTATTCCAGATATCTGAGAGCTTAA
- a CDS encoding CocE/NonD family hydrolase translates to MKTHISILFIFFFILGHAQNATQKDSFVKDNFTKQEFYIPMRDGVKLFTAVYIPKDITNKNKYPFLMQRTCYSIAPYGENEYKAKIGPNQYLMQDKYIFVYQDVRGRYMSEGTFTNMTPQVERKTKKDVDESTDTYDTIEWLLKNVKNNNGKVGQFGTSYPGFYTAVGILADHPALVASSPQAPISDFWNDDFLHNGKFMLGYFRTFPVFGVQKTKAEKQAWYMDSFIKPASEDGLKFYREMGTLKDGYEKYYKNNFFMTEIMNHPNYDDFWQKRSLLPHLKNVNHAVMTVGGWFDAEDLSGPLNIYKTIEKTSPKAKNTIVMGPFSHGGWSQEMGKHFHNEIYFGDSIATYYQKNIETKFFNHYLKGNTKEDAGLPEASMYDTGAKQWREFATYPPKEGKKVNFYLANGTLKNNSDQGFSEYYSDPNNPVLSSASLKDFNGFTPRNYMSEDQRFAEGRPDVITFTTDALTEDMTFAGEIMAKLNIASTSTDADFAVKLIDVYPEDFKPTEKKDGVIYGNYHQMVRSEIMPARFRNSREKAEALVPNQKTPVNFRLQDVVHTFKKGHKIQIQISSTWFPLFSVNPQKFMDNPNMATKEDYTKAFIKIYNDSSIEAEVIK, encoded by the coding sequence ATGAAAACGCATATTTCCATTTTATTTATTTTCTTTTTTATCCTTGGACATGCACAAAACGCAACACAAAAGGACAGTTTTGTTAAAGATAATTTTACTAAACAGGAATTCTATATTCCAATGCGTGATGGTGTTAAACTTTTCACCGCCGTGTATATCCCAAAAGACATTACAAACAAAAATAAATATCCATTCTTAATGCAAAGGACCTGCTACAGCATTGCTCCCTATGGGGAGAATGAATATAAAGCGAAGATTGGCCCTAATCAATACCTGATGCAGGACAAATATATTTTTGTGTATCAGGATGTTCGTGGAAGATATATGAGTGAAGGGACATTCACCAATATGACACCTCAGGTAGAACGCAAAACAAAAAAAGATGTCGACGAAAGTACAGACACCTATGATACAATAGAATGGTTATTGAAAAATGTTAAAAATAACAATGGAAAAGTAGGACAATTTGGAACTTCATATCCCGGCTTTTATACAGCTGTCGGTATACTGGCTGATCATCCTGCATTAGTTGCTTCTTCCCCTCAGGCTCCTATCTCTGATTTCTGGAATGATGATTTCCTTCATAATGGAAAATTCATGCTGGGTTATTTCAGAACATTCCCGGTTTTTGGAGTCCAGAAAACAAAGGCTGAGAAGCAAGCCTGGTATATGGATTCATTTATAAAGCCTGCATCAGAAGATGGATTAAAGTTTTACAGAGAGATGGGAACTCTGAAAGATGGTTATGAAAAATATTACAAAAACAATTTCTTCATGACAGAAATTATGAATCACCCCAACTATGATGATTTCTGGCAAAAAAGAAGTCTTTTACCTCACCTTAAAAATGTAAACCATGCGGTAATGACTGTTGGCGGATGGTTCGATGCAGAAGATTTATCCGGACCTCTGAATATCTACAAAACCATTGAAAAAACAAGTCCAAAAGCAAAAAACACCATTGTTATGGGACCTTTCTCTCATGGTGGATGGTCTCAGGAAATGGGAAAACATTTTCATAATGAAATCTATTTCGGAGACAGTATCGCTACTTACTATCAGAAAAATATTGAAACCAAATTTTTCAATCATTATTTAAAGGGCAATACAAAGGAGGATGCGGGTCTTCCGGAAGCTTCAATGTATGACACGGGAGCAAAACAGTGGAGAGAATTTGCTACTTATCCACCAAAAGAAGGTAAAAAAGTTAATTTTTATCTGGCTAATGGAACTTTAAAGAACAACTCCGATCAAGGATTCTCAGAATATTATAGTGACCCAAACAATCCCGTATTAAGCTCTGCAAGCCTAAAAGATTTTAATGGATTCACTCCTAGAAATTACATGTCAGAAGATCAAAGATTTGCTGAAGGCAGACCGGACGTTATTACTTTCACAACAGATGCTTTAACAGAAGATATGACTTTTGCAGGGGAAATCATGGCTAAATTAAATATCGCATCCACATCCACAGATGCAGATTTTGCAGTAAAGCTTATTGATGTCTACCCTGAAGATTTCAAACCTACTGAGAAAAAAGACGGTGTTATTTATGGCAATTACCATCAAATGGTAAGAAGCGAAATAATGCCTGCCAGATTCAGAAATTCAAGAGAGAAAGCGGAAGCGTTGGTTCCCAATCAAAAGACTCCGGTTAATTTCAGATTGCAGGATGTAGTGCATACCTTTAAAAAAGGACACAAGATCCAGATTCAGATCAGCAGTACATGGTTCCCGCTTTTTTCTGTAAATCCACAGAAATTTATGGATAACCCGAATATGGCAACAAAAGAAGATTATACAAAAGCTTTTATCAAGATCTATAACGACAGTTCTATTGAAGCTGAGGTTATAAAATAG
- a CDS encoding alpha-ketoglutarate-dependent dioxygenase AlkB family protein, producing MKSLFEEISDFPVNILPKDGVVNYYGTIFSKEKSDFYYDYLFNQIPWENDEAVIFGKLILTKRKVAWFGEKAFEYTYSNRTKFAIPWTPELLDLKQKCEEISGETYNSCLLNLYHDGSEGMAYHSDSEKDLKKHGAIASVTFGAERKFLFKHKETKEKVEIFLEEGSLLVMKGATQDHWLHRLPPTTKVKTPRVNLTFRTIEE from the coding sequence ATGAAAAGCCTGTTTGAAGAAATATCGGATTTTCCGGTTAATATCCTCCCAAAGGATGGAGTTGTTAACTATTATGGTACCATTTTCTCTAAGGAAAAATCTGATTTTTATTATGATTATTTATTCAATCAGATTCCCTGGGAAAATGATGAAGCAGTGATCTTTGGTAAATTGATTTTAACAAAAAGAAAAGTGGCTTGGTTTGGAGAAAAGGCATTTGAATATACTTATTCCAACAGAACGAAATTTGCAATACCCTGGACTCCTGAATTATTAGACCTAAAGCAGAAATGTGAAGAAATTTCAGGGGAAACCTATAATTCCTGTCTTCTGAATTTGTACCATGATGGAAGTGAGGGAATGGCTTATCACAGTGATAGTGAAAAGGACCTGAAAAAGCATGGAGCTATTGCTTCGGTGACTTTTGGTGCAGAAAGGAAGTTTTTATTTAAACATAAGGAGACCAAAGAAAAGGTGGAGATCTTTTTAGAAGAAGGAAGTTTATTGGTCATGAAAGGAGCTACTCAGGATCATTGGCTCCACAGGCTTCCTCCGACGACAAAAGTGAAAACTCCAAGAGTTAATCTGACCTTTAGAACTATTGAAGAATAA
- a CDS encoding class I SAM-dependent methyltransferase codes for MVKNKIISAYEEIAEKYNELIDHKPHNAYYDRPNTLELIQDVEGKIILDAACGPGKYAEILLSKGAKVKGFDISTKMVELAKERNNNKDDFFVHDLSLPFEMFEDDYFDTVICALALHYLEDWNLTIKEFCRVLKPGGSLVISIEHPFFEYNYFNSEKYFEIEHVNCTWNGFGNPIEINSFRRPLSECIIPLTDNGFYIDKLIEPKPTKEFEKLDPKHYKELNEFPAFMCIRAIKK; via the coding sequence ATGGTTAAAAATAAGATCATATCCGCTTATGAAGAGATCGCTGAAAAATACAATGAGCTGATTGATCATAAGCCGCATAATGCCTACTATGACAGACCTAATACATTGGAATTGATTCAGGATGTAGAGGGGAAAATTATTCTTGATGCAGCTTGTGGCCCTGGCAAATATGCTGAAATATTATTGTCTAAAGGAGCAAAGGTGAAGGGCTTTGATATCAGTACGAAAATGGTAGAATTAGCGAAGGAAAGAAATAATAATAAAGATGATTTCTTTGTTCATGATTTGTCTTTACCTTTTGAAATGTTTGAGGATGATTATTTTGATACTGTTATTTGTGCATTAGCTCTTCATTATCTGGAAGATTGGAACTTGACCATTAAAGAATTCTGCAGGGTATTGAAACCTGGTGGAAGTCTTGTTATATCGATCGAACATCCTTTTTTCGAGTATAACTATTTTAACTCAGAGAAATATTTTGAGATCGAACATGTGAACTGTACATGGAATGGCTTCGGTAATCCTATTGAAATTAATAGTTTCAGAAGACCTCTCAGCGAATGCATTATCCCGTTGACGGATAATGGATTTTATATTGATAAACTCATTGAACCAAAGCCAACCAAAGAATTTGAAAAATTAGATCCTAAGCATTATAAGGAACTGAATGAGTTTCCTGCCTTTATGTGTATTCGTGCTATAAAAAAATAA
- a CDS encoding bifunctional helix-turn-helix domain-containing protein/methylated-DNA--[protein]-cysteine S-methyltransferase encodes MSTQSQIDYNRIAKAIEYIQSNFKLQPSLEEVAEKIHLSPTHFQKIFTDWAGTSPKKFLQFISLEHAKGLLKEEKLSIFDAAFETGFSSTSRLHDLFVKIEGMSPAEYKNGGKSLVINYNFSESPFGNIIVASTEKGICHLAFENDKETALGNLKTQFPNASFFEKQDELQKNALSIFNKDWNRLNTVKLHLKGTDFQLKVWESLLSIPMGKLSTYGSLAEKINSPKAYRAVGTAIGSNPVAFLIPCHRVIQSSGNLGGYHWGSDRKQLIIGWEGSHTSN; translated from the coding sequence ATGTCTACACAAAGTCAAATAGATTATAACAGAATTGCTAAGGCAATAGAATATATCCAAAGCAATTTTAAGCTTCAGCCAAGTCTGGAGGAAGTGGCGGAGAAAATACATCTGAGTCCTACCCATTTTCAAAAGATATTTACAGATTGGGCAGGTACAAGTCCGAAAAAATTCTTGCAGTTCATAAGTCTTGAGCATGCTAAAGGTTTATTAAAAGAAGAAAAGCTCAGCATATTTGATGCCGCTTTTGAAACTGGCTTTTCCAGTACAAGCAGACTTCATGATCTGTTTGTAAAAATAGAAGGAATGTCTCCGGCAGAATATAAAAACGGAGGGAAAAGTCTGGTGATCAACTATAACTTTTCAGAAAGCCCGTTTGGAAATATAATCGTAGCCTCCACTGAAAAGGGAATCTGCCATTTGGCTTTCGAAAATGATAAAGAAACAGCATTAGGGAATTTGAAAACTCAATTTCCTAATGCTTCTTTTTTTGAAAAACAGGACGAACTTCAAAAAAATGCCTTGTCCATCTTTAATAAAGACTGGAATAGGCTTAATACAGTAAAACTTCATCTTAAAGGGACCGATTTTCAACTTAAGGTCTGGGAAAGTCTTCTTAGTATTCCAATGGGGAAATTATCAACCTATGGAAGTCTTGCAGAAAAAATAAATAGTCCCAAAGCTTACAGGGCAGTCGGTACCGCGATAGGAAGCAATCCTGTAGCCTTTCTTATTCCTTGCCACCGCGTTATTCAATCTTCTGGAAATCTTGGCGGTTATCATTGGGGAAGTGACAGAAAGCAACTAATTATAGGTTGGGAGGGTTCACATACTTCCAATTAA
- the speB gene encoding agmatinase yields MKTYAGIPEENASLENSKVMLVTVPYDGTSTWGKGADKGPALFLDASENMELYDIETGTEPYLDGVYLAGEVSENSTPEAMTEAVYQKTKDLLENDGKLFTLFGGEHSVSIGSIRAVGEKYENLTVLQLDAHTDLRPEFHGSTSNHACAVYEASQKHNLVQVGIRSMDIEEYQYLPEGQVFFAHEIAVNDNWINDVLEKVSGNVYITIDLDAFDPSICPSTGTPEPGGLQWYPTLELLRMVFEKCNVVAFDIVELMDSPMAKPSAFLAAKLYYKMLAYYHISKD; encoded by the coding sequence ATGAAAACATACGCGGGAATTCCTGAAGAAAATGCATCATTAGAAAATTCAAAAGTAATGTTGGTTACAGTTCCTTATGACGGAACTTCAACATGGGGTAAAGGAGCTGATAAAGGTCCTGCATTATTCCTTGACGCTTCTGAAAATATGGAGCTTTATGATATTGAAACAGGAACAGAACCATATCTGGACGGAGTGTATTTGGCAGGTGAAGTTTCTGAAAACTCTACGCCTGAGGCTATGACAGAAGCAGTATACCAGAAAACAAAGGACCTTCTGGAAAATGATGGAAAATTATTTACTCTTTTTGGGGGAGAGCATTCTGTTTCTATTGGTTCTATCCGTGCTGTAGGTGAAAAATATGAAAATCTAACTGTATTACAATTGGATGCTCATACGGATCTACGTCCGGAATTTCACGGATCTACTTCTAATCATGCTTGTGCAGTATATGAAGCTAGCCAGAAACATAATCTGGTTCAGGTGGGAATCCGATCTATGGATATTGAAGAATATCAGTATTTGCCGGAAGGACAAGTATTCTTTGCTCATGAAATTGCAGTAAATGATAACTGGATCAATGATGTATTGGAGAAGGTTTCCGGGAATGTATATATCACCATCGATTTAGATGCTTTTGATCCTTCAATTTGTCCATCAACAGGGACTCCTGAGCCTGGAGGTTTACAGTGGTATCCTACATTGGAACTATTGAGAATGGTATTTGAAAAATGTAATGTAGTTGCTTTTGATATTGTAGAATTAATGGATTCTCCAATGGCTAAGCCAAGTGCTTTTCTGGCGGCTAAGTTATATTATAAAATGTTAGCTTACTATCACATCAGCAAAGACTAA
- a CDS encoding HAD family hydrolase: protein MSLKAVLFDMDGVIVDTEPLHRKAYFKMFEDLNIDVSEDLYTSFTGYSTKKVCEILIQTYGLNNTYQELSDIKRNYFKEYFYHDPDFDLIPGVRKLITHYYDNQIQLIVASSASMVTINMVFEKFELEKYFNGKVSGAELKESKPHPEVFLLAAEKANVPKQNCMVIEDSTNGILAAHNAEIFCAAYKSEHSINQDYTLANITVSDYTELELDNISNYFI from the coding sequence ATGTCCTTAAAAGCGGTACTTTTCGATATGGATGGAGTCATTGTAGACACAGAACCATTGCACAGAAAAGCTTATTTCAAAATGTTTGAAGATCTTAATATTGACGTTTCGGAAGACCTTTACACTTCATTCACCGGATATTCCACTAAAAAAGTTTGTGAAATATTAATTCAGACATACGGACTCAACAATACCTATCAGGAACTTAGCGATATAAAAAGGAATTATTTTAAAGAGTATTTCTACCATGATCCTGATTTTGATCTGATACCGGGAGTAAGAAAACTTATTACCCACTATTATGACAACCAAATCCAGCTCATTGTAGCCTCCTCTGCAAGTATGGTAACCATCAATATGGTTTTTGAGAAGTTCGAACTAGAGAAGTATTTCAATGGAAAAGTGAGTGGTGCTGAGCTTAAAGAATCAAAACCCCATCCTGAAGTTTTTCTTTTAGCAGCAGAAAAGGCTAATGTACCCAAACAGAACTGTATGGTGATTGAGGATTCAACTAATGGAATTTTAGCAGCTCATAATGCAGAGATTTTTTGTGCAGCCTATAAAAGTGAACATTCAATAAATCAGGACTATACTTTAGCTAACATTACCGTTTCAGATTACACAGAACTGGAACTGGATAACATTTCAAATTACTTTATATAA
- a CDS encoding arginine decarboxylase, producing the protein MKIKYSELIDQTLYFPTEEFNVSENNLLFHDIPLMEVVEKFGTPLKVSYLPKISQNIQKAKSWFKEAFEKIEYKKNYRYCYCTKSSHFNFVIEEALKNDISIETSSAYDMDIVRSLYKKGKVDKNIEVICNGFKTDDYLAKISEMINSGFENITPILDNYRELDKLTESIDSTFDIGIRIASEEEPKFEFYTSRLGIGYKDIIPYYSQKIAEHPNARLKMLHFFINTGIKDTAYYWNELYKCLRVYARLKKIAPEVDSLNIGGGFPIKTSLNFDYDYQYMVEEIVSQIKKFCEEEGVEEPNIYTEFGSFTVGESGANLYKIISQKRQNDREKWNMIDSSFMTTLPDTWAISRHFIMLPLNRWEDTYERVFLGGLTCDSDDYYNSEQHTNAIYLPVFSDTKPLYIGFFHTGAYQETIGGYGGVHHCLMPQPRHILIQKDENGEFQYEIFRERQEPEDVLKLLGY; encoded by the coding sequence ATGAAAATAAAATACTCGGAACTTATTGATCAGACATTATATTTTCCAACGGAAGAATTTAATGTTTCTGAGAACAATTTGTTGTTTCACGATATTCCACTGATGGAAGTTGTTGAAAAGTTTGGAACGCCTTTAAAGGTTAGTTACCTCCCGAAGATTTCTCAAAATATTCAAAAAGCAAAAAGCTGGTTCAAAGAGGCTTTTGAGAAAATCGAATATAAGAAAAATTACAGATACTGCTACTGTACGAAATCCAGTCATTTTAATTTTGTTATTGAAGAAGCGCTGAAAAACGATATTTCAATCGAAACGTCTTCGGCTTATGATATGGATATTGTAAGATCTCTTTACAAAAAAGGGAAGGTAGATAAAAATATTGAGGTGATCTGTAATGGATTTAAAACCGATGATTATCTGGCGAAGATTTCAGAAATGATCAATAGCGGCTTTGAAAATATTACGCCAATCTTAGACAATTACAGAGAACTTGATAAGCTTACGGAAAGTATTGACAGTACTTTTGATATTGGGATAAGAATAGCTTCTGAAGAAGAACCAAAATTCGAATTTTATACCTCAAGATTAGGAATCGGATATAAAGATATCATCCCTTATTACAGTCAGAAAATTGCTGAACACCCGAATGCAAGATTGAAAATGCTTCACTTCTTCATTAATACAGGGATAAAAGATACAGCGTATTACTGGAATGAATTGTATAAATGTCTCCGCGTTTATGCCCGATTGAAAAAAATTGCACCAGAGGTGGATTCATTGAATATTGGAGGAGGTTTCCCTATTAAAACATCTTTAAATTTCGATTACGACTACCAGTACATGGTTGAAGAAATCGTTTCTCAGATTAAAAAATTCTGTGAGGAAGAAGGTGTAGAAGAACCGAATATCTATACAGAATTTGGAAGCTTCACAGTAGGGGAAAGTGGGGCTAATCTATATAAGATTATTTCTCAAAAACGTCAGAACGACAGAGAAAAATGGAATATGATCGATTCATCATTCATGACTACACTTCCAGATACGTGGGCAATTTCAAGACACTTTATCATGCTTCCTCTAAACCGTTGGGAAGATACCTATGAGAGGGTTTTCCTTGGTGGTTTAACTTGTGATTCAGATGATTATTACAACTCTGAACAGCATACCAATGCGATCTATTTGCCGGTTTTCAGTGATACAAAACCACTGTATATTGGGTTCTTCCATACAGGAGCATATCAGGAAACAATCGGAGGTTACGGAGGTGTTCATCACTGTTTGATGCCGCAGCCCAGACACATCCTTATTCAGAAAGATGAAAACGGAGAATTCCAATATGAAATATTCCGTGAAAGACAGGAACCGGAAGATGTTCTTAAGCTTTTAGGTTACTGA